From the Bacillus thermozeamaize genome, one window contains:
- a CDS encoding asparagine synthase (glutamine-hydrolyzing): protein MCGIVGWIDWKQDLTGQRTVLEAMTDTLACRGPDNCGYWISRHAAIGHRRLTVIDPVGGGQPMTRDRGKNRFILTYNGELYNTNELRRELEDRGHRFRSSSDTEVLLVSFIEWGVHCLEKLNGIFAFGIWDEGEQRLFLARDRLGVKPLFYTQKDGTFLFASEIKALLAHPAVKPAVDAEGLAEIFALGPARTPGHGVFKDVRELMPAHFLVWDRSGLYQECYWELVSRPHEDTFEDTIAQVRALLADATERQLVSDVPISTLLSGGLDSSAITAFATRAVERRGTGPLRTYSVDYAGNEHYFRPNDFQPETDAPFVRVVSDYFGTDHRTIWLETPELAEALSRAVEARDLPGMADIDASVYLFCREIKKETTVALSGEGADEVFGGYPWFFREDALQANTFPWSLKLDARLQVLAPDVIRHIQPQEYLAERYRQALAKVPRLEGEEAAAARRREIAYLTLTRWMPVLLDRKDRMSMAVGLEVRVPFCDHRLVEYVWNVPWEMKTAGGQEKGLLRLALDGMLPGAVLSRKKSPFPKTFHPAYLAAVRNRVEAILDDHTSPLRPLLNDPAVRELVRAEGEFDQPWFGQLMRRPQLLAYLVQVDLWMRRYRVVIR, encoded by the coding sequence ATGTGTGGCATCGTAGGCTGGATCGACTGGAAACAGGACCTGACCGGGCAGCGCACAGTGCTGGAAGCCATGACCGACACGCTCGCGTGCCGGGGTCCGGACAACTGCGGCTATTGGATCTCTCGGCACGCCGCCATCGGCCACCGGCGTCTGACCGTCATCGACCCGGTTGGCGGAGGACAGCCCATGACTCGTGACCGCGGCAAGAACCGGTTCATCTTGACCTATAACGGCGAGCTGTACAACACCAATGAATTGCGTCGTGAGCTGGAAGACCGCGGACACCGTTTCCGCAGCAGCTCCGATACCGAGGTGCTGCTCGTCTCGTTTATCGAATGGGGCGTCCACTGTCTCGAGAAATTGAACGGCATCTTCGCCTTCGGGATCTGGGACGAGGGAGAGCAGAGGCTGTTCCTCGCCCGCGACCGCCTCGGTGTCAAACCTCTGTTCTACACGCAGAAGGACGGCACCTTCCTCTTCGCTTCGGAAATAAAGGCGTTGCTGGCCCATCCCGCTGTGAAGCCGGCAGTGGACGCGGAAGGGCTGGCGGAAATCTTTGCCCTCGGTCCGGCGCGGACCCCCGGCCACGGCGTGTTCAAGGACGTTCGCGAGTTAATGCCTGCCCACTTCCTGGTTTGGGACCGCAGCGGCCTTTACCAGGAATGTTACTGGGAACTGGTGAGCCGGCCCCACGAGGATACCTTCGAAGACACGATTGCACAGGTCAGGGCTCTGTTGGCCGATGCAACCGAGCGGCAGCTGGTGTCCGACGTGCCCATTAGCACGCTCCTCTCAGGCGGCCTGGATTCCAGCGCCATCACCGCTTTCGCGACCCGGGCCGTCGAGCGGAGGGGAACCGGTCCGCTGCGGACGTACTCGGTGGATTATGCTGGCAACGAGCATTATTTTCGCCCCAATGACTTTCAGCCCGAGACGGATGCCCCCTTTGTGCGCGTGGTATCGGACTACTTCGGCACAGATCATCGCACGATATGGCTCGAGACGCCGGAGCTGGCCGAAGCGCTGAGCCGGGCGGTGGAAGCCCGCGACTTGCCCGGAATGGCCGACATCGACGCCTCTGTCTACCTCTTCTGCCGGGAAATCAAAAAGGAAACCACGGTTGCCCTGTCGGGAGAAGGTGCGGACGAAGTTTTTGGCGGTTATCCCTGGTTCTTTCGGGAAGACGCGCTGCAGGCAAACACCTTTCCCTGGTCACTGAAGTTGGATGCGCGCCTGCAGGTGTTGGCCCCCGACGTCATCCGCCACATCCAGCCCCAGGAATACCTGGCAGAGCGTTATCGGCAGGCCTTGGCCAAAGTGCCGCGCCTCGAGGGGGAGGAGGCGGCAGCCGCCCGAAGGCGGGAGATCGCTTACCTGACCCTGACTCGCTGGATGCCGGTGCTGCTCGATCGCAAGGACCGCATGAGCATGGCTGTGGGGCTGGAGGTGCGCGTCCCCTTCTGCGATCACCGCCTGGTTGAGTATGTCTGGAACGTGCCTTGGGAGATGAAAACAGCCGGGGGACAGGAGAAAGGACTGCTGCGCCTTGCCCTTGATGGTATGCTTCCCGGCGCGGTTCTTTCGCGAAAAAAAAGCCCTTTTCCCAAAACCTTTCATCCCGCCTACCTGGCGGCCGTCCGCAATCGGGTGGAGGCGATCCTGGATGATCACACCTCCCCCCTGCGGCCGCTGCTGAACGACCCGGCTGTGCGGGAGTTAGTCCGGGCGGAGGGAGAGTTCGATCAGCCCTGGTTTGGCCAGCTCATGCGGCGCCCACAGCTTCTGGCCTACTTGGTCCAGGTGGACTTGTGGATGCGGCGATACCGGGTGGTGATTCGCTAA